In Rhodovulum sulfidophilum DSM 1374, the following are encoded in one genomic region:
- the puuE gene encoding allantoinase PuuE, whose product MTRYPRDLRGYGATPPHPQWPNGAKIAVQFVINYEEGGENCILHGDAASEAFLSEVVGAVPWPGQRHWNIETMYEYGARAGFWRLHRMFTERDMPVTVYGVATALARGPEQVAAMQEAGWEIASHGFKWIEYKDFSEEDERAHMAEAKRLHAEVTGEAPRGWYTGRCSAQTVRLAAEDGGFAYVSDTYDDDMPYWTAVGDRHQLVIPYTLDANDMRFSVAAGYGSGDEFYAYLRDSFDTLYAEGMAGAPKMMSVGLHCRLAGRPGRAAALKRFLDYIRGFDGVWVARRIDIAEHWASVNPPVLWERPTAMDRDSFVARFGGIFEQSPWIAGGAFELELGPAHDSALGLHNALARVFRSAGPEKRLEVLKAHPDLAGRLAAAKRLTEASTAEQASAGLDALSDAERARFEDLNRRYTERFGFPFIIAVRDHDKAGILAAFERRLENTADAEFAEACRQVERIALLRLKEILP is encoded by the coding sequence TTGACCCGCTATCCGCGTGACCTTCGGGGCTACGGCGCGACGCCGCCCCACCCGCAATGGCCGAACGGCGCCAAGATCGCCGTGCAATTCGTCATCAATTACGAGGAGGGCGGCGAGAACTGCATCCTGCATGGCGATGCGGCCTCCGAAGCCTTCCTGTCCGAGGTCGTGGGCGCGGTGCCCTGGCCGGGCCAGCGCCACTGGAACATCGAGACGATGTACGAATACGGCGCGCGGGCCGGGTTCTGGCGGCTGCACCGGATGTTCACCGAGCGCGACATGCCGGTCACGGTCTATGGCGTGGCGACGGCGCTGGCGCGCGGGCCCGAACAGGTGGCCGCGATGCAGGAGGCCGGTTGGGAAATCGCCAGCCACGGGTTCAAATGGATCGAATACAAGGATTTCTCCGAGGAGGACGAGCGCGCCCATATGGCCGAGGCCAAGCGGCTGCATGCCGAGGTCACGGGCGAGGCGCCGCGCGGCTGGTATACGGGGCGCTGTTCGGCCCAGACCGTGCGGCTTGCGGCCGAGGATGGCGGGTTCGCCTATGTCTCGGACACCTATGACGACGATATGCCCTACTGGACGGCGGTGGGCGACCGGCATCAGCTGGTGATCCCCTATACGCTTGATGCCAATGACATGCGGTTTTCGGTGGCGGCGGGCTATGGCTCGGGCGACGAGTTCTATGCCTATCTCCGCGACAGTTTCGATACGCTTTATGCCGAAGGGATGGCAGGCGCGCCCAAGATGATGTCGGTCGGGCTGCATTGTCGGCTGGCGGGACGGCCCGGACGGGCGGCGGCGCTGAAGCGGTTTCTCGATTACATCCGCGGCTTCGACGGGGTCTGGGTCGCGCGGCGGATCGACATCGCCGAACACTGGGCTTCGGTCAATCCGCCTGTCCTGTGGGAGAGGCCCACGGCGATGGATCGCGACAGTTTCGTCGCGCGCTTCGGCGGCATCTTCGAACAGTCGCCCTGGATCGCGGGAGGAGCCTTCGAGCTGGAGCTCGGCCCGGCCCATGACAGCGCGCTGGGGCTGCATAATGCCTTGGCGCGGGTGTTCCGGTCGGCCGGACCCGAGAAGCGGCTGGAGGTGCTGAAGGCGCATCCGGATCTGGCGGGCAGGCTCGCCGCCGCGAAACGGCTGACCGAGGCCTCGACCGCCGAGCAGGCCTCGGCCGGGCTCGACGCGCTGAGCGACGCGGAACGTGCGCGCTTCGAGGATCTGAACCGCCGCTATACCGAGCGCTTCGGCTTTCCCTTCATCATCGCCGTGCGCGACCATGACAAGGCGGGCATCCTCGCGGCCTTCGAGCGCCGGCTTGAAAACACCGCCGATGCCGAATTTGCCGAGGCCTGTCGTCAGGTCGAACGGATCGCGCTGCTGCGGCTGAAGGAGATCCTGCCATGA
- a CDS encoding uracil-xanthine permease family protein, whose translation MAVDSSIGTPDQLRDPNYTPALHKAIPLGIQHVLAMFVSNVTPAIIVAGAAGFGFGSEAGAQGFPDMTYMIQMSMLFAGIATLFQTIGLGPVGARLPIVQGTSFAFIPIMIPLVAGRGVEALPVLFTGVFVGGLFHALLGTVIGKIRFALPPLVTGLVVTMIGLALVKVGIQYAAGGVAAIDSPEYGSLLNWSAALVVVFVTLGLKFFARGILSVSAVAVGILAGYLFALATGMVTFGGIGDSWQRAAVLEVPLPFKYGVEFSFAAIIGFGLMAVVSAVETVGDVSGITKGGAGREATDREIAGATYADGVGTAIAGAFGALPNTSFSQNVGLIAMTGVMSRHVVTCGAFFLILCGLVPKVGALISTIPIEVLGGGVIVMFGMVVAAGISMLSDVTWNRRNMVIFAIALSVGLGLQLEPKAVQYLPDTLQILMTSGLLPAALIAVVLNLVLPGELASEATEEVSGGMSGHGRGSLGQD comes from the coding sequence ATGGCTGTAGACAGCTCCATCGGGACGCCGGATCAGCTGCGCGACCCGAACTATACGCCTGCGCTTCACAAGGCGATACCGCTGGGCATCCAGCATGTGCTGGCGATGTTCGTCTCGAACGTGACGCCGGCGATCATCGTCGCGGGGGCCGCGGGCTTCGGTTTCGGGTCGGAGGCGGGGGCCCAGGGCTTCCCCGACATGACCTACATGATCCAGATGTCGATGCTGTTTGCAGGGATCGCGACGCTGTTTCAGACCATCGGTCTGGGCCCGGTGGGGGCGCGGCTGCCGATCGTGCAGGGCACGAGCTTTGCCTTCATCCCGATCATGATCCCGCTGGTCGCGGGCAGGGGCGTCGAGGCACTGCCGGTCCTGTTCACCGGCGTCTTTGTCGGCGGGCTGTTCCATGCGCTGCTGGGCACGGTGATCGGAAAGATCCGCTTTGCGCTGCCGCCGCTTGTCACCGGGCTCGTGGTGACGATGATCGGGCTCGCGCTGGTCAAGGTCGGCATCCAGTATGCCGCGGGCGGCGTTGCGGCGATCGACAGCCCCGAATATGGCAGCCTGCTGAACTGGTCGGCGGCGCTGGTCGTGGTTTTCGTCACGCTGGGGCTGAAATTCTTCGCGCGCGGGATCTTGTCGGTCTCGGCGGTCGCGGTGGGCATTCTGGCGGGCTATCTCTTCGCGCTGGCGACGGGCATGGTGACCTTTGGCGGCATCGGCGACAGCTGGCAGCGCGCGGCCGTGCTGGAAGTGCCGCTGCCCTTCAAATACGGGGTCGAGTTCAGCTTCGCCGCCATCATCGGCTTCGGCCTGATGGCCGTGGTTTCGGCGGTCGAGACCGTGGGCGATGTCTCGGGCATCACCAAGGGCGGCGCCGGGCGCGAGGCGACCGACCGCGAGATCGCGGGGGCGACCTATGCCGACGGCGTGGGCACGGCCATTGCCGGTGCCTTCGGGGCGCTGCCCAACACCTCCTTCAGCCAGAATGTGGGGCTGATCGCCATGACCGGGGTCATGAGCCGGCATGTGGTGACCTGCGGGGCGTTTTTCCTGATCCTCTGCGGGCTGGTGCCCAAGGTCGGCGCCCTGATCTCGACGATCCCGATCGAGGTTCTGGGCGGGGGCGTGATCGTCATGTTCGGCATGGTGGTCGCCGCGGGCATCTCGATGCTGTCGGACGTGACCTGGAACCGGCGCAACATGGTGATCTTCGCCATCGCGCTTTCGGTCGGGCTCGGCCTGCAGCTGGAACCGAAAGCGGTGCAGTATCTGCCCGATACCTTGCAGATCCTGATGACCAGCGGGCTGTTGCCCGCGGCGCTGATCGCCGTCGTCCTGAATCTGGTGCTGCCCGGGGAACTCGCCTCGGAGGCGACCGAAGAGGTCTCGGGCGGCATGTCGGGGCATGGCCGCGGGAGCCTCGGACAGGACTGA
- a CDS encoding bifunctional allantoicase/(S)-ureidoglycine aminohydrolase, translating into MSQYYAPTGGLPGQEVLHTGRAVFTEAYAVIPKGVMRDIVTSNLPHWRGTRAWIIARPMTGFAETFAQYVMEVAPGGGSDRPEPDPGAEGVIFVTGGALDLRLGGLAHLMTAGGYAYLPPGADWTVENPGETPARFHWLRKRYQAVEGIDRPEAFFVNEADIAPNAMPDTEGRWATTRFVDPDDLRHDMHVNIVTFEPGGVIPFEETHVMEHGLYVLEGKAVYKLNRDWVEVEAGDFMWLRAYCPQACYAGGPGRFRYLLYKDVNRHPALALGAL; encoded by the coding sequence ATGAGCCAGTATTACGCCCCGACCGGCGGGCTGCCGGGGCAGGAGGTCCTGCATACCGGCCGCGCCGTCTTCACCGAGGCCTATGCGGTCATCCCCAAAGGCGTGATGCGCGACATCGTCACCAGCAACCTGCCGCATTGGCGGGGCACGCGGGCCTGGATCATCGCGCGCCCGATGACGGGCTTTGCCGAGACCTTCGCGCAATATGTGATGGAGGTGGCCCCGGGCGGCGGGTCGGACCGGCCCGAGCCCGATCCGGGCGCCGAAGGCGTGATCTTCGTCACCGGGGGGGCGCTCGATCTCAGGCTGGGCGGGCTGGCGCACCTGATGACGGCGGGGGGCTATGCCTATCTGCCGCCGGGGGCCGACTGGACGGTCGAGAACCCGGGCGAGACGCCCGCGCGGTTCCACTGGCTGCGCAAGCGCTATCAGGCGGTCGAGGGCATCGACCGGCCCGAGGCCTTCTTCGTCAACGAGGCCGATATCGCGCCCAATGCCATGCCCGATACCGAGGGGCGCTGGGCCACCACGCGCTTCGTCGATCCCGACGATCTGCGCCACGACATGCATGTGAACATCGTCACCTTCGAGCCGGGCGGCGTGATCCCCTTCGAGGAAACCCATGTCATGGAGCACGGGCTCTACGTGCTCGAGGGCAAGGCGGTCTACAAGCTGAACCGCGACTGGGTCGAGGTCGAGGCGGGCGATTTCATGTGGCTGCGCGCCTATTGCCCGCAAGCCTGCTATGCGGGCGGGCCGGGGCGGTTCCGCTACCTGCTTTACAAGGACGTGAACCGGCATCCGGCGCTTGCGCTCGGGGCGCTGTGA
- the uraH gene encoding hydroxyisourate hydrolase, which produces MPGYLTTHVLDTATGAPAAGLRIALYRVSGNSHRKVAEVETNADGRTDAPILPPEAFRTGTYELVFFAGDYLERTGLATGEVKFLDQIPIRFGMEDAEAHYHVPLLLSPYGYSTYRGS; this is translated from the coding sequence ATGCCCGGTTATCTGACCACCCATGTTCTGGACACCGCCACCGGGGCCCCCGCGGCCGGGCTCCGGATCGCCCTCTACCGCGTCTCGGGCAATTCCCACCGCAAGGTCGCCGAGGTCGAGACCAATGCCGACGGCCGCACCGATGCGCCGATCCTGCCGCCCGAGGCCTTCAGGACCGGAACCTATGAACTGGTCTTCTTCGCGGGCGACTATCTGGAGCGCACGGGCCTTGCGACCGGAGAGGTGAAATTCCTCGACCAGATCCCGATCCGCTTCGGCATGGAGGATGCCGAGGCGCATTACCACGTGCCGCTCCTGCTGTCGCCTTATGGCTATTCGACCTATCGCGGCAGCTGA
- a CDS encoding LysR family transcriptional regulator — protein MASINTIRMFVRVYELGNMSAAARDLQVSAAVASSRIADLERHLGIRLFTRTTRSIQPTEQGRIYYPKAVKVLEALEEAEAAVQEITHHPRGSLYVSAPLGVGRRLIAPNVVLFQDRYPDIHVRLRLSDRRVDLAGEGLDAGFLLGDLPDSGLKVRALGDCTRVLCAAPTYVARRGMPCCGADLIDQGHDCLLLRFPGSREFRWTLQTPEGPQSFNVKGPYACDDGDVLTAWALDGRGVVLKPVFDVAEHLASGALIPVCEQTPPPDARLACLFPHKKNQDPKSRLFIEFMAERIKAALRRRAQIYQLPR, from the coding sequence GTGGCCAGCATCAATACGATCCGAATGTTCGTGCGTGTCTACGAACTGGGCAACATGTCGGCCGCCGCGCGCGATCTGCAGGTTTCGGCCGCGGTGGCCTCGTCGCGGATCGCCGATCTGGAACGGCATCTGGGGATCCGGCTGTTCACCCGCACCACCCGTTCGATCCAGCCGACCGAGCAGGGCCGGATCTATTATCCCAAGGCGGTGAAGGTGCTCGAGGCGCTGGAAGAGGCCGAGGCCGCGGTGCAGGAGATCACCCATCACCCGCGCGGCTCGCTTTACGTCTCGGCGCCGCTGGGGGTGGGGCGGCGGCTGATCGCGCCCAATGTGGTGCTGTTCCAGGACCGCTACCCCGACATCCATGTGCGGCTGCGGCTGTCGGACCGGCGGGTGGATCTGGCGGGCGAAGGGCTCGATGCGGGGTTCCTGCTGGGCGATCTGCCGGATTCGGGGCTGAAGGTGCGGGCGCTCGGCGATTGCACGCGGGTGCTCTGCGCGGCGCCGACCTATGTCGCGCGGCGGGGGATGCCTTGCTGCGGGGCCGACCTGATCGACCAGGGCCATGATTGCCTTCTGTTGCGGTTTCCCGGCTCGCGCGAGTTCCGCTGGACCCTGCAGACCCCCGAGGGGCCGCAGAGCTTCAACGTCAAGGGCCCCTATGCCTGCGACGACGGCGATGTTCTGACCGCCTGGGCGCTGGACGGGCGGGGCGTGGTGCTCAAGCCCGTCTTCGACGTGGCCGAGCATCTGGCCTCGGGCGCGCTGATCCCGGTCTGCGAACAGACGCCGCCCCCCGATGCCCGGCTGGCCTGTCTGTTTCCCCACAAGAAGAACCAGGACCCGAAAAGCCGCCTGTTCATCGAGTTCATGGCCGAGCGGATCAAGGCCGCGCTGCGCCGGCGGGCGCAGATCTATCAGCTGCCGCGATAG
- a CDS encoding ureidoglycolate lyase: protein MLEAQPITPEAFAPFGEVVETGGDFKLINEGCCRRYSDLVTLDILDGRPGISLFQAEIRALPHDCTLMERHPLGSQCFIPMQNAEFLVIVAPDEEGQPGPPSAFIAGPGQGVNIGRNVWHGVLCPISGSGLFAVIDRIGAGANLEEVRLKTTLRIRRARPG, encoded by the coding sequence ATGTTGGAGGCCCAGCCGATCACGCCCGAGGCCTTCGCCCCCTTCGGTGAGGTCGTCGAGACCGGCGGCGATTTCAAGCTCATCAACGAGGGTTGCTGCCGCCGCTATTCCGATCTCGTGACGCTCGACATCCTCGACGGGCGGCCCGGGATCAGCCTGTTCCAGGCCGAGATCCGGGCGCTGCCCCATGACTGCACGCTGATGGAGCGGCACCCGCTGGGCTCGCAATGCTTCATTCCTATGCAGAATGCCGAATTTCTGGTCATCGTGGCGCCGGATGAGGAGGGGCAGCCGGGCCCGCCCTCTGCCTTCATTGCCGGTCCGGGGCAGGGGGTAAATATCGGCCGCAATGTCTGGCATGGCGTGTTGTGCCCGATTTCGGGCTCGGGGCTCTTCGCCGTTATCGACCGCATCGGCGCGGGGGCCAATCTGGAAGAGGTCCGTCTGAAGACGACGCTGAGGATAAGGCGCGCTCGGCCGGGCTAG
- a CDS encoding urate hydroxylase PuuD → MFDLSLVWDWLEFAVRWLHVIAGIAWIGSSFYFIALDLGLTRSRPLPEGVLGEEWQVHGGGFYHIQKYMVAPDHMPDHLTWFKWEAYWTFISGLILLALVYWMGADLFLVDYDKIQWAPWQAIAISAGSLTIGWICYDLLCRSSLGRRPTVLMLILFAIIVAMAWGYTQVFTGRAALLHLGAFTGTIMVANVFLVIMPNQRIVVADLKAGRQPDPRYGTIAKLRSTHNNYLTLPVIFLMLSNHYPLAFASPYNWLIASLVFLMGVTIRHFFNSMHARKGRLWWTWAATAALFAAIVALSLWPTRDMAAPETEAALPAPLARIVASTGFGEVQEIVESRCAMCHTAEPLWPGLGQAPKGVRLDSAPTVARHARQIYRQAGLTHAMPPGNVMMMPPEERARIVEWYRKLRSGAS, encoded by the coding sequence ATGTTCGACCTCTCGCTGGTCTGGGACTGGCTGGAATTCGCGGTGCGCTGGCTGCATGTCATCGCCGGGATCGCCTGGATCGGATCGTCCTTCTATTTCATCGCCCTCGATCTGGGGCTGACGAGGTCGCGCCCGCTGCCCGAGGGCGTGCTGGGCGAGGAATGGCAGGTCCATGGCGGCGGCTTCTACCATATCCAGAAATACATGGTCGCGCCCGACCACATGCCCGACCACCTGACCTGGTTCAAATGGGAGGCCTACTGGACGTTCATTTCCGGGCTGATCCTGCTGGCGCTGGTCTACTGGATGGGGGCGGATCTCTTTCTGGTCGATTACGACAAGATCCAGTGGGCGCCCTGGCAGGCGATCGCGATCTCGGCCGGATCGCTGACCATCGGCTGGATCTGCTATGACCTTCTGTGCCGCAGTTCGCTGGGGCGCCGCCCGACCGTGCTGATGCTGATCCTCTTCGCGATCATCGTCGCGATGGCCTGGGGCTACACGCAGGTCTTCACCGGCCGCGCAGCACTTCTGCATCTCGGCGCCTTCACCGGCACGATCATGGTGGCCAATGTCTTTCTGGTGATCATGCCGAACCAGCGGATCGTGGTGGCCGATCTCAAGGCGGGACGCCAGCCCGACCCGAGATACGGCACCATCGCCAAGCTGCGCTCGACCCATAACAACTACCTGACCCTGCCGGTCATCTTCCTGATGCTCTCGAACCACTATCCGCTGGCCTTCGCGAGCCCCTATAACTGGTTGATCGCAAGCCTTGTCTTCCTGATGGGCGTGACGATCCGGCATTTCTTCAACAGCATGCATGCCCGCAAGGGCCGCCTTTGGTGGACATGGGCCGCGACCGCCGCCCTGTTCGCTGCCATCGTGGCGCTGTCACTCTGGCCCACCAGGGACATGGCCGCGCCCGAGACAGAGGCCGCCCTGCCCGCGCCTCTCGCCCGGATCGTCGCCTCGACGGGCTTCGGCGAGGTGCAGGAGATCGTCGAAAGCCGCTGCGCGATGTGCCACACCGCCGAGCCGCTCTGGCCCGGGCTCGGGCAGGCACCGAAGGGGGTCCGGCTCGACAGCGCGCCGACGGTCGCGCGCCATGCCCGGCAGATCTACCGCCAGGCCGGCCTGACCCATGCCATGCCGCCCGGCAATGTCATGATGATGCCACCCGAGGAACGCGCGCGCATCGTGGAGTGGTATCGCAAGCTGCGCTCCGGCGCATCCTGA